One region of Juglans microcarpa x Juglans regia isolate MS1-56 chromosome 7S, Jm3101_v1.0, whole genome shotgun sequence genomic DNA includes:
- the LOC121240624 gene encoding cyclin-dependent protein kinase inhibitor SMR3-like isoform X2 — protein MIILSGISFMLFSDKDLNAMKLNFLAKPTLEFQDQCPTAPSEDHGLIKKPEVKEKEDQEQDHEEKEDKCNISVLSSLRLKIPPPGEFRNVEDDDDGFKTPTSLDNKIPVVLQCPPAPRKPKPRAVQTKRRGAARRRILLDLSNEIESLFPPALLVDLSGKIKKITERR, from the exons atgattatattatCAGGCATCTCATTT ATGCTTTTCTCTGATAAAGATCTGAATGCTATGAAATTGAATTTCCTAGCAAAACCCACGTTGGAATTCCAAGATCAGTGCCCAACTGCACCTTCAGAAGATCATGGGCTTATTAAAAAACCTgaagtgaaagaaaaagaagatcaagaacaagatcatgaagaaaaagaagataaatgcAACATTTCAGTACTATCATCTTTGCGGCTCAAAATTCCACCTCCAGGAGAATTCAGGAACGTCGAAGATGACGATGATGGGTTCAAGACTCCAACTTCTTTGGATAATAAAATCCCAGTGGTTCTTCAATGCCCTCCTGCACCAAGAAAACCCAAACCGAGAGCAGTACAGACAAAACGAAGAGGCGCCGCTCGACGAAGAATTCTGCTTGATCTGTCAAATGAGATTGAATCTTTGTTCCCTCCAGCTCTTCTAGTAGATCTTAGCGGTAAGATTAAGAAAATTACAGAAAGGAGATGA
- the LOC121240624 gene encoding cyclin-dependent protein kinase inhibitor SMR3-like isoform X1 — protein MYSEINSLSFMGVSDSQMLFSDKDLNAMKLNFLAKPTLEFQDQCPTAPSEDHGLIKKPEVKEKEDQEQDHEEKEDKCNISVLSSLRLKIPPPGEFRNVEDDDDGFKTPTSLDNKIPVVLQCPPAPRKPKPRAVQTKRRGAARRRILLDLSNEIESLFPPALLVDLSGKIKKITERR, from the coding sequence ATGTACTCTGAGATCAACTCACTTTCGTTCATGGGTGTGTCCGATTCTCAGATGCTTTTCTCTGATAAAGATCTGAATGCTATGAAATTGAATTTCCTAGCAAAACCCACGTTGGAATTCCAAGATCAGTGCCCAACTGCACCTTCAGAAGATCATGGGCTTATTAAAAAACCTgaagtgaaagaaaaagaagatcaagaacaagatcatgaagaaaaagaagataaatgcAACATTTCAGTACTATCATCTTTGCGGCTCAAAATTCCACCTCCAGGAGAATTCAGGAACGTCGAAGATGACGATGATGGGTTCAAGACTCCAACTTCTTTGGATAATAAAATCCCAGTGGTTCTTCAATGCCCTCCTGCACCAAGAAAACCCAAACCGAGAGCAGTACAGACAAAACGAAGAGGCGCCGCTCGACGAAGAATTCTGCTTGATCTGTCAAATGAGATTGAATCTTTGTTCCCTCCAGCTCTTCTAGTAGATCTTAGCGGTAAGATTAAGAAAATTACAGAAAGGAGATGA